GTGCAACCACAGCAGTAGGCGTCATCTACGCAGGCGCAGTGGAAGCCAACCCAGTCCTTACAGGGTTAGTTAACACAAACATCGCAGGGTTTATGCTGCTAAAGATAGGGGCAACCCTCTTCACAGCCGCAAGTTTAATTCTAGCCAAAAGAGCCCTAAACCAAAGTGAAAACAAGGAAAGCAAAAACTACAAGATTTTCCAAGCACTGTTCAAAATCAGCTACGTTGGATTATTGTCTTTCATGATAATTGTTGTGGTAAATAATCTGCTGGTTCTTTTTGCTTAAGGGCTTGTTTTCTTTGAGTTCCACAATTTGTCATAATATGTTGTGGCTAAAAATATCATGTTAGGGCTGTTAGACCATAAACTCGGCAGTAACTCATGCCCCCGAACGGACAGGGTGAGTTGTTGACGGTCAAAAATGTGCATGCCAAAATGGATAGGACCATCATAATACCTCGCGTGAAAGAAGGGCTCATCCAGCAGAGGTTCCCAAAACACGAACGCTGAATCTTGGCTTTCAGGTCTATGCGTGATTAAGCGAGTTTCGATTTGCCGCTGTTTTAGCATACCTCTAAGAAAGTTCCATTCATCCCCAACTTTGCTGGGAACGCCCCGAAGAGGCACGAGGATATCTAGGGTGTTTTGGCATTGTTTAGTCATTTTTTCATGTAAACGAAGAAGAAGAGACAACTCGGAGGTAATCACAAACTGTGTGTCTTCCTCAGAAGGGGATACTTTTTCTTCCATTGAAGAGAGGCTCTCAACTAATGAACCTGACCGTTTGAGCAGACTGGTGTATTCTCGTTTTTTATAGTCAACCAAAATGGAAACCGCATTCTGAATCGGCGTAGCGATATACATTGTGGGGGAACCGATTATTTTTTCCACCAACCCCAACTTCTGCAACGTCGGCATAATCCGATAAATATCCTGCCGAGCCACAGTCGAAACACGAGCAATCGTCTTTGCATCAGACTTCTTCAACTTAACCAAAGTCAAATACGTCAAAGACTGAACGTAACTCAACCCAAAATCCATCAAAGTCTGAATATCGTCTTCTTTAATCATAGCGCATCTACTTTAGGAGGTTGTCTTTTTTACCATAATTTATTGAAGTAGGTAAGAGCCAACTGGACTATGTTAGGATTGTTAGACCACAAACTGGGAAGGATTTCATGCTTACCTACTGATAAAGTAAATTGTTTACGGTCAAATATATGCATAAAAACTGGTATAGGCGCAGAAGTGTATTTTATTTGGAATAGAGGGTTCTTTAGCAGAGGCGTCCAAAACATAAAGTAAGTCTCGTTGTCTTGGGGCTTTTCAGTTATCAACCTAATTTTTATTTGATTTTTTTGCCTAACGGTTTCGTTGACGCGGAACCATTGTTCCTCTACTTTTCGGGAATATTTACTCAAAGGCATCATAATGTCAAGTGTGCTTTGGCAATCCGAGGTTAATTTTTCGTGCAGTTTAAGCAGAAGGGACAACTCGGAAATAAGTACAAATTGAGTGTCATCAGCCCCCAAAGAGATCTCTTCATCACTTTTGGGGAAATTATTGATCAGCAAATCAGTTTTTTCGATTAAGGTATCGTATTCTCTTTTTTTGTTTTCTAAAAGATTAGTGATTGCATTATTTATGGGGGTTGCTCGATATAATGTGGGGACGCCGATTATTTTTTCCACCAACCCCAACTTCTGCAACGTCGGCATAATCCGATAAATATCCTGCCGAGCCACAGTCGAAACACGAGCAATCGTCTTTGCATCAGACTTCTTCAACTTAACCAAAGTCAAATACGTCAAAGACTGAACGTAACTCAACCCAAAATCCATCAAAGTCTGAATGTTCTCATCGCTAATCATTAGGTATTCTCCTCCATTTTATGGAGATTCGTTTTTTAAGCGTTTGCTATATTTCTCTGACTCCCAATTTTCCAATCAAAAAAAATTGTATAAAACTCTGAATATTTTCATTAAATACTTGATGCTCAAGGGCTTCGCAAAACAATTAAATTATTAAAAAAATAAAAAAAGAAAAGGGTTGGTTGGTTTTTT
The DNA window shown above is from Candidatus Bathyarchaeota archaeon and carries:
- a CDS encoding DUF5658 family protein, whose translation is MAKPQITQAFPSLVLVLMGLMDCATTAVGVIYAGAVEANPVLTGLVNTNIAGFMLLKIGATLFTAASLILAKRALNQSENKESKNYKIFQALFKISYVGLLSFMIIVVVNNLLVLFA